The region GAGTTGGAGGATAATGGAGCATTATTGATTTTGATATGTGATAATCTGCCGGAACGGCCTGTCTGGCTGTTGAAACCCTCCCGGGTCGGCTACGTTTTTCAACAACCTCATGGAGCAAGGCTAGAAATATCTCTGGTTTTTGAAGATTATTTCCACCCGGCGGTTTTTGGCCCTTCCCTCGGGGGTATCGTTGCTTGCCACCGGGTGGGAAGCCCCGTACCCCCCTAAGGCGATATAAACCGGGGAGGCCTTTTCCACCTTAACGAGGTACTCCATGAGATTGTAAGCCCGGGCGAGGGAGAGTTCCTGGTTGGAAGGAAATTGTGCGGTATGGATAGGGATATTGTCCGTGTGGCCGTCGATGTAAACCTGGTAGGTGGCGGACTTGATGAACTTGGCCACCCGGGCGAGGACAGGCTTCATGTCTTCGTTGATCTCTGCGCTCCCTGGTTTGAAAAGGAGTTCCTGGCCGAAGACCAACTTGAACCCGTGGTCGAGTTCCCTCACCTGGAGAGCACTCCCCACTTCCTTCAAGATCCTCTGGTCCTCGGCGGAAATGAATTCCTCGTTGGGATCGTTGGCCTTCCGCATGACCAGGGCATCCTTTAATTTTTCGTATAGGCTCTGGATCAGGGCCTCCTTGGTTCTGTAAATTTCCCCGAATTCCTTGAAGTACAGGATGCCGCTGCTGCTGGTGAAGTTGTGGAAGATGCTCTTCAGCGTCATGTCGTCCATGGTGGACATGGAGAGGAGGAGGACGAAGAAGGTCAGCAGCAGG is a window of Deltaproteobacteria bacterium DNA encoding:
- a CDS encoding OmpA family protein → MGTEKRKDKDDEAGGGTPGWMVTFSDLSTLLLTFFVLLLSMSTMDDMTLKSIFHNFTSSSGILYFKEFGEIYRTKEALIQSLYEKLKDALVMRKANDPNEEFISAEDQRILKEVGSALQVRELDHGFKLVFGQELLFKPGSAEINEDMKPVLARVAKFIKSATYQVYIDGHTDNIPIHTAQFPSNQELSLARAYNLMEYLVKVEKASPVYIALGGYGASHPVASNDTPEGRAKNRRVEIIFKNQRYF